A single window of Aythya fuligula isolate bAytFul2 chromosome Z, bAytFul2.pri, whole genome shotgun sequence DNA harbors:
- the IL11RA gene encoding interleukin-11 receptor subunit alpha yields the protein MHSPTRGLGRVMVFLAAALASASLAVPEGWGEEGVQYGQVGTDVTLSCAGARAGSPVQWRREGATALPEGSAVHQGALVLPHASLAAAGTYSCHGEDGSLLHTVSLRLGHLPGVPFVSCRASDYENFSCSWTSSLETFLPTRYITTYRKKSLTGEEKRRNKSGHVGPCLQDPSRAGTCTVHRSEFWSSYRLNITEVNPLGSSFRLLDITMQAIIKPDPPEGLVVEPVPLAPRRLYVSWKYPASWPKEPHFQLRFRLQYRPVIHRSWSVVETVNLSEVITDAFAGLEHVVQVSAKDFLDAGNWSEWSAEARATPVRDPATTASEGTTTDASLESLAEEPSQAPNPEPINRSDPLEKMAILVSLGIFAFFILAAVLVITILIWLRVRKHSKDETKPHNFLVAATHLKALPRTQILP from the exons ATGCACAGTCCCACCCGAGGCCTGGGCAGGGTGATGGTGTTCCTCGCGGCAGCCCTGGCATCAGCTTCCCTCGCCGTCCCcgagggctggggagaggaag GTGTGCAGTACGGCCAGGTGGGGACGGACGTGACCCTGTCGTGCGCCGGTGCCCGCGCCGG ctcGCCGGTGCAATGGAGACGAGAGGGGGCCACGGCGCTGCCAGAGGGTTCGGCCGTCCATCAGGGAGCCCTGGTGCTGCCACAcgccagcctggctgctgcggGGACCTACAGCTGCCACGGGGAGGATGGCAGCCTCCTGCACACCGTGTCCCTGCGGCTGGGGC ACCTGCCGGGGGTCCCCTTTGTGTCCTGCAGAGCGTCCGACTATGAGAACTTCTCCTGCTCCTGGACATCCAGCCTGGAGACCTTCCTCCCCACCAGATACATCACCACCTATAG GAAGAAATCGCTGACGGGAGAAGAGAAGCGGAG GAACAAGAGCGGGCACGTGGGGCCGTGCCTGCAGGACCCATCCCGCGCCGGGACCTGCACCGTGCACCGCTCGGAGTTCTGGAGCTCCTACCGGCTGAACATCACCGAGGTGAACCCGCTGGGCTCCAGCTTCCGCCTCCTGGACATCACCATGCAGGCCATCA TTAAGCCGGACCCTCCGGAGGGCTTGGTGGTGGAGCCCGTCCCCCTGGCCCCGCGGCGGCTCTACGTGAGCTGGAAGTACCCCGCCTCCTGGCCCAAGGAGCCCCACTTCCAGCTCCGCTTTCGGCTCCAGTACCGCCCCGTCATCCACCGCTCCTGGTCCGTG GTGGAGACGGTGAACCTGTCCGAGGTGATCACGGACGCCTTCGCGGGGCTGGAGCACGTGGTGCAAGTGAGCGCGAAGGATTTCCTGGACGCGGGGAACTGGAGCGAGTGGAGCGCGGAGGCACGGGCCACGCCGGTCAGAG ACCCGGCCACCACGGCGAGTGAAGGAACCACTACAGATGCCAGCCTGGAGAGCCTGGCAGAGGAGCCCTCGCAGGCTCCCAACCCTGAGCCCATCA ACCGCAGCGACCCTCTGGAGAAGATGGCCATCCTGGTCTCCCTTGGGATCTTCGCCTTCTTCATCCTGGCTGCTGTTCTCGTCATCACCATCCTCATCTG GCTCCGAGTGAGGAAGCACAGCAAGGACGAGACCAAACCCCACAACTTCTTGGTTGCTGCCACCCACTTGAAGGCTCTGCCAA ggacCCAAATCCTGCCATGA